One Ostrea edulis chromosome 2, xbOstEdul1.1, whole genome shotgun sequence genomic region harbors:
- the LOC125680109 gene encoding LOW QUALITY PROTEIN: lysophosphatidic acid receptor 3-like (The sequence of the model RefSeq protein was modified relative to this genomic sequence to represent the inferred CDS: substituted 1 base at 1 genomic stop codon) has translation MRPSVVNCMIVFLWTFSFTLAGLPFIYFNNWDQGIRCSFGYLLHDWIYLVSGMIKYSCMAFSVFLYGMILKTARKVYAKSLKKASEDPNNQRNRKIIKNIRSAMGYVTLALVLSXSSYEVYRVRYGLDMTTDLTFNLHRWLVFLGIFNSVVNPFIYAYQRKDFRKGCQKLFGCYRNKRPSCSNTGELSHY, from the exons ATGAGACCTTCAGTTGTAAATTGCATGATTGTGTTTTTATGGACTTTTTCCTTCACTCTTGCTGGACTACCCTTTATCTACTTTAACAATTGGGATCAAGGCATTAGATGCAGCTTCGGCTACCTCTTGCATGACTGGATTTATCTGGTATctggtatgataaaatattcatGCATGGCTTTCTCGGTCTTTTTGTATGGTATGATATTAAAAACAGCTCGAAAAGTATATGCGAAATCTTTGAAGAAAGCCTCGGAGGATCCCAACAACCAACGTAACAGAAAGATAATAAAGAATATCCGTTCAGCTATGGGATACGTCACCTTGGCGCTGGTTCTCAGCTGAAGTTCGTATGAAGTGTATCGGGTGAG GTATGGTCTCGATATGACTACCGATTTGACCTTCAATCTACACAGATGGCTTGTATTTCTGGGCATCTTTAACAGTGTTGTGAATCCTTTCATCTACGCCTACCAACGAAAAGACTTCAGGAAAGGGTGCCAGAAATTGTTTGGTTGCTACAGAAACAAGAGACCATCATGTTCCAACACAGGAGAGCTGAGTCAttattaa